A single window of Cytobacillus luteolus DNA harbors:
- a CDS encoding homogentisate 1,2-dioxygenase, producing the protein MYYRSMGNIPHKRHTTFRKEDGSLYREQVMGTKGFSGTQSILYHHYMPTSVVKSELIGKYLPEYEEQGSLDHRHFYTDKLSQSGDALTAREYLLGNDDLLIGAMNVDKAMDNYYRNGDGDEMLFIHYGSGKVETMFGTLTYRPGDYVVIPIGTIYRVVPDEGAPTKILFIESFSQITTPRRYRNEYGQLLEHSPFCERDIRGPETLEHFDEKGEFEVITKTRGYLHSHILGHHPLDVVGWDGYLYPWVFNVEDFEPITGRIHQPPPVHQTFEGHNFVVCSFVPRLFDYHPEAIPAPYYHSNVNSDELLYYVEGNFMSRKGVKLESITLHPSGIPHGPHPGKTEASIGKKETLELAVMIDTFKPLKVVKKAKDYEDTGYMYTWVE; encoded by the coding sequence ATGTATTATCGGTCAATGGGGAACATTCCACATAAACGTCATACAACTTTTCGAAAAGAAGATGGCAGTCTTTATCGAGAACAAGTGATGGGGACGAAAGGATTTTCTGGAACACAGTCTATTTTATATCACCACTATATGCCGACCTCTGTTGTTAAGTCGGAATTAATCGGCAAATACTTGCCAGAGTATGAAGAGCAAGGTTCACTAGATCATCGTCATTTTTACACAGATAAGCTTTCGCAGAGTGGGGATGCACTGACTGCACGAGAGTATTTGCTTGGAAATGATGATTTGTTGATTGGTGCAATGAATGTTGATAAAGCAATGGATAATTACTATCGAAATGGGGACGGAGATGAAATGCTCTTTATCCATTATGGTAGTGGTAAGGTTGAAACGATGTTTGGGACACTTACATACCGCCCAGGAGATTATGTTGTGATTCCGATTGGAACCATTTATCGTGTCGTACCTGACGAGGGTGCACCGACGAAGATTTTGTTTATTGAGTCATTCAGCCAAATTACGACGCCACGAAGATATCGAAATGAATATGGTCAATTGCTTGAGCACAGTCCATTCTGTGAACGAGACATTCGAGGACCTGAAACTCTTGAGCACTTTGATGAAAAAGGGGAGTTTGAGGTTATCACAAAGACGAGAGGATATTTACACTCTCATATTTTAGGCCATCATCCGCTTGATGTAGTTGGTTGGGATGGATATTTGTATCCTTGGGTCTTTAATGTTGAAGATTTTGAGCCAATCACTGGACGTATTCATCAACCACCACCTGTTCATCAAACGTTTGAAGGACATAATTTTGTTGTTTGTTCGTTTGTACCAAGGCTGTTCGATTATCATCCGGAAGCGATTCCGGCACCATATTACCATAGCAATGTGAATAGTGATGAGCTTCTCTATTATGTGGAAGGTAATTTTATGAGCCGTAAGGGAGTTAAATTAGAGTCCATTACATTACATCCAAGCGGGATTCCACATGGGCCTCACCCTGGGAAGACGGAAGCAAGTATCGGGAAAAAAGAAACCCTTGAGCTAGCGGTGATGATTGATACATTTAAGCCGCTTAAGGTTGTGAAAAAGGCAAAGGATTACGAGGATACTGGATATATGTATACTTGGGTGGAGTAG
- a CDS encoding ATP-binding protein, producing the protein MFRQKVTDKMKKNSYNLFLLFIHLTFMILNFYLILKEGTLSNLNYIFLLSYLLILFTSVYLLFSYYRSKREIKRRIESEERYKQLIDNHPDGIVIHEKGVILYVNPIALSYTGHDEHEVIGRSLLDFTHISHHEKIKLRQQKIYASPEEIALDLSEYELVSKDGSSTFVESKAIVCQFNNKRCVQLVLRNINERKKQEELLKASEKLAVVGQIAAGIAHEIRNPLTSIKGFIQMMGEDSKGEHYYDVLMSEIDRINQVTNDFLILAKPQAQNFKVHPVNHIIREVILLMQPEAMLHDVEFTYLPYDEELQLLCDRNELKQVFINIIKNSIEAMPSGGFITIHTFPIDNKVQIELTDSGIGIPKERIVNIGQPFYTLKEKGTGLGLMTTIKIIEKHNGTFQLQSEEGKGTTVTIDFPLIH; encoded by the coding sequence ATGTTTAGGCAAAAGGTAACAGATAAAATGAAGAAAAACTCCTACAATCTCTTTCTTTTATTTATACATTTAACTTTTATGATTTTAAATTTCTATCTCATTTTAAAAGAAGGCACACTTAGTAACTTAAATTATATCTTTTTACTCTCTTACTTGTTAATTTTATTTACTAGCGTTTATTTATTATTTTCCTACTATCGATCAAAAAGAGAAATTAAAAGACGAATTGAAAGTGAAGAGCGTTATAAACAATTAATAGATAATCACCCTGATGGTATCGTCATTCATGAAAAAGGTGTCATTTTGTATGTAAATCCAATTGCATTAAGTTACACAGGTCATGATGAACATGAAGTAATAGGCAGAAGTCTTCTAGATTTCACCCATATATCACACCATGAAAAAATAAAACTTAGACAACAAAAAATCTATGCCTCACCAGAAGAAATAGCCTTAGATTTAAGTGAATATGAGCTGGTCTCAAAGGATGGCTCGTCTACCTTTGTTGAATCAAAAGCGATTGTTTGTCAATTCAATAATAAACGTTGTGTTCAACTTGTCCTACGTAATATCAATGAACGTAAAAAGCAGGAAGAACTATTAAAGGCATCCGAGAAGCTAGCCGTTGTTGGACAAATTGCCGCTGGCATCGCCCATGAAATTAGGAATCCTCTTACTAGTATAAAAGGTTTTATACAGATGATGGGTGAAGATTCAAAGGGAGAACACTATTATGATGTACTTATGTCTGAAATAGACAGAATCAATCAGGTTACAAATGACTTCCTGATTTTAGCAAAACCACAGGCTCAAAATTTCAAGGTTCACCCTGTAAATCATATTATTAGGGAAGTAATTCTCCTTATGCAACCTGAAGCAATGCTGCATGATGTGGAGTTTACATACCTTCCTTATGATGAAGAGCTTCAATTATTATGTGACCGAAATGAGCTTAAACAAGTCTTTATTAATATTATAAAAAATTCAATAGAAGCGATGCCATCAGGCGGTTTTATCACAATACATACTTTTCCTATAGATAACAAAGTTCAAATTGAGCTCACAGATTCTGGTATAGGAATTCCTAAAGAACGAATTGTTAATATCGGACAACCTTTTTATACGTTAAAGGAAAAAGGAACAGGCTTAGGTTTGATGACCACTATAAAAATTATTGAAAAGCACAACGGTACCTTTCAGTTGCAAAGTGAAGAAGGAAAAGGGACCACGGTTACAATTGATTTTCCACTTATTCATTAA